In the genome of Eublepharis macularius isolate TG4126 chromosome 10, MPM_Emac_v1.0, whole genome shotgun sequence, the window attttaaaacaataaaaaaaattttaaaaggtcGGGAAGATTTGTTCCCGCCTGCAAAAGCGGAAAATGCGGGTGTGGGGTGGACGTGGAttcggccagtgactattgggaacataatgacactccaaggaagtgaaacttcagtaaaattcaggcactgaactgtcctgcataggaaatgcccacgaaagcttcccacatgcttccaaatttccaaaaaagaaacgggagagagccatcaatgctgtcagtgggggaaagagaggcatcattatcttcaatgatgtttctttataaggcaagatcgaaataatggaaaagtgcgctcaaaaattttttaaaaaatgggtgggaaaaaaggtcccgcccaaaaaagcggctttcgagcggccgtgtgaccagagggacgcgcgagaaagacggattggaagcaggaatgtgaacaaagaggaaaaaatcacggattggaggcaaacagaagatatccgataaacatgcgggtaatggatgaatgtggattcgaccctggtaaCAGGATCAATAATATAGGTGGGGTGAATTGGCAAGCACCCTGAGGCATTGTATGATGAAGGGCAATTTCTGAAACAGCCGGTTTGTTGGTGCTGAGCAGCCAAACCTGGATTTGTCTGTGACATGTTGGAGGAATGGGGTGCAGTTTGGAACCTCTCAGCACAGTTCATGTGCAGGCAAGAAGAAATACAGCCAGGCAAAACTAGAGACTGAACTTAGCAAGGGTGGAGTTGACGGTAGCCATAGGCTAATTATCAAATTCCATCTTTAAATATGCTAATAGTATATGACATAGAGCTACCATTTAAATAAAGTATTTAAACCCAAGTATAGATGTCTTATTGACTTTATTTAGGAGGGTGCTTGGGAAGAAATCATTTATGGTTCTGAAAAACAGACATAAAATACCTGAGAAATTCATTCAGGTTACCCTCCATTGAAGACACTCACTCTTCTATCAGTAGGACTAGTATAGAAAAATGTCTGGAGTAGATTATTCCCTGCATTATTTAAATAAGTAATGCATTGTAATCCTCTATCAGAATTTAGGCCTGAATCCAAAATACAGCCCTAGATGAAAATGTGAAAAACCCAGAACTGAAGCAGCTTGTTTAATCAAATGGTCTCTCCTTACCAGGACCCATGTTGAGCTCCATCACCTCACCGCTCTAACTCACCACTTCCATCACCTAAAAGATATTTAAAATGTGGCCCTCAAGGCTATCATGAACATTAGCCAATTCAGTACTATTTCAAATATTACACCCAGAgagatgttttaaatatatacaatatattttAACCAAGTATATAACAAATATACAAAACACTATAGTATTTCCATATGGAGAAGAACTACCCCCATTATACCCATTTTATTGTTTACTGCCGATAGTTAAATGACGCAAAttgcatttgttttatttttctcctaaaAACTGAAGGCATTTTTACAGATCCCTAGAATACAGTTCACCCAATAGCTGAACCCTGTCACAGATGTCCTGTAACCACAGCGGAAACGTTTCTCTAGAGAACTGCTGACTACTTTCTGTGTTTTAACACAAGCTGTATTAAAGCTAAAGAGAAAATTATCCCCAGCTTTTCCATGACCTTGATCTTCAGGAATCTCTGTCTCTTTATCCTTTACATGAGCATATTACTTCTGAAGGATCTTGGTAATATTGTGATTTGTTTAAACTTTAATCAAAAAGTCTAAATCTGTGATTTTATGCAAGCTTATTTGGCAATAAATCCCATCAAAATGAGAGGGAGTACTTCTAAGAAGATAGTGAGGACCAGGCTGCACAATTGCAATCCTAAGTATGCTTACTGGAAAATAAGTCCCATTGAGTCCAATGAGGCTTACGTTTGAGAAAAAAATGGACAGATATTGTCAATGGAACGCCTCATTTTCTAACCATAATTATAAAATAAATCCCTCCTCTGTAGTaccatatctcccccccccccgccccggcccgGATACTTTTCATTATAACAGGAATGGGTTCAGAGGATGAATGCTATGTGTCGCTTTGTACCAGTTGTCCCAAATAAGGAGAATGTGAGACACTAGCATGAAGGTTATCTAGTTTATTAATGGCTGATCTACATTTAATAAAAATTACTGAATTAGTGTGAGTCGGTGCTAACAAGCATCCTACTACGGCTGCCAGTGTTTTTGGCAAACCCATCCCAGCTTCCAAACCTAGCTAGTATTACTGCTGGCTTTGCTTACCCTCACCTTCATGCAAAGCAGTTGCTACTCCAGTAACTAAAGGGCTCAGTTGATGCTAGGGATACCATGAACTTTACCACAAATGAGCTTCCAAGATTCCAGCTGCTCAGCACCTTTGCCCATGTGGTGGCTCAGAGCCAGAAGACCTGTGTCTATTTACTACACTGTTCACTCTACACATCCCCCAGAAAGAAATTCTTAAGTCCAATCCTAGCTAGTTTAGATTTCAGACAAGATAACGAAAACATTGTTGCTGCATTAGCAGATGTGGACCCAGAGACCTCGTACAGGGTTgctctttttgcccttgcagcagggaaaatCCCAGAGAAGGTCATGACAGCACAGGGCTGTCCACAAGCTATAGTGTAATTCCTATAGTGTTTTATCAAGTTTGTACTGTGTATTTTACCTGCATCGTCGCtcatatttttgttactgttttattgtttgtaacggcctttggccgAATGCAATAAACCTTACCTACCTACCACAAATGAGTTCGCCAGATAATCTTACCATAATCAAAGGTAGCAAATCTGGTGAGCAAGTCTCAGGATTAATTGATTAGCACAGCAAACCACAGATCTCCTTGCAAACTTGCTGCTGGCAAGCAGCACTTACAGCTGAAGACAACTGATCAGCTTCCTCCATTGCAAAGGTGCTAAGAAAACAAAGAATGGATCAAAAAAACCAAGGGAATGGGTCAAACACAATGCCTAAAAATGGAATGAGCTTCAATCCTCTTTCTTaaaagtaagcctcattgaaaaAATGGGGCCTTATTACAAGTaaaccagtttaggattgcactctcaaTCCCCAATGTCTGGAATAGGGCTGTTAGGTCTCCAGTGGGAGTCGGGGAtcctttgctcccagcctctgcccctcaccaccactcaactggccagtggggagggagacaggggaacaggcctcccaggcacaatTCCGGTGTGGTGCAACAGCATCATTCCCAGAAGGGACGTCATTGAATAGGCCCCAGAAGCAGTCCCACACTTTGTACCTGGCTACATTCAGAATTCATTAGTGAGAATAACAAAAGGTAGAATCTACTTTAAAACTAATACATTTTGGAAGATTGATTTAAAGATAGTGGCAGAGAAAATAATCGTTTGTGCAGTAGTGATATCTGGATATTATAGACAACATGTCTGCCTGTTATACAGCCCACACCCAGCAAATAGTTTACCAATCAGTCAATCCAATCAGTTGATAAATCAGTGCCATATTTGCAACTGCTGATTACAAGTTGATCATATGCATGGGAGTGTCAGCATCTCTAGTTGATGCTGGTCAATCACCAAGGATGTTGCCTTCCCCACCCACCAAAACACTCAAGCTAATGATGAGCTAGCTTTGGACAATCCCCTGTCTTTAGATAGCtcagggtgtttgccaattacatggtaaaatggtgtgtgtgtgctttgcaggATCCCGATGAAATCACTTCTGGTTCAAACCAGAAGCAACAAGGTCTTAGTAGGGCAGTTTCCTAAAGGCTGAAATTCTATGTTTTGAGCCAATTGAGTGTGCAGAGTGTGCATAAAAGAAGAAAAGTGATATCTCCCACCAGGAGCCCCCCTGCTTCTGGTATCAAGGTAGGAGGATCTGGCAACTCTGTTTGGGAATGGCTTCACCATATATATACAGCTTTGCAGGTCTTATTTTGCAGGGGTGAAGCCATCTGAGATACAAATATTTCCAATTTTCAGTTGTTCTAAATTAAGATAATAAACTATATAAGAGTTATTTCACACTCACACTTAGCAGCGTATCTGTCCCTGgtttgcatcccatgttttcagagtTTTCACATTAGCAAGGCATCCATGGGACGCAGAGCCGCTGTCAGTCCGGGTTATCCCCGATTTTTCTCACTGCGGACATACCGCGAATTTTCCCATAATCCGCTGCCAACTCAATGCTGATCCGATAAatcccagtgtgaacacttttgtcccttttttgcttctctctccccccgctaAGTCTTGTCGTCGGAAGCTGATTGGTCTGCATCTCCAGCTCCCCAAATGCTTCGTCCGCCATTTTTTCCCCGCTACCTAAACATTTCAGCGGTACATCTCCATTGGTGCCATCTCTATTCTTCTCTCCCCGTCTTTTGCATCCTGATAAGTTCGTGTTACGCGCCTCacatttccaacccccccccttaaaaaaatgtttgcctaGCGGTGAGCGATTGTggtcatgatgaaccaaacgtTTCAGTGACAACCCCTCTCCACTCAAAACTCTCTGCATTTTGACAATTCAATCAGGAACCACCATCGACATTTTCcagtaatgaaaaataaaattggccATAACGTTTCTGCGTTCTGTGGATGCAAAGGTGCATTGAGACATCTCCAATTGTGTGTTCTACATATTTTGACTCCTTTTTTCGGGATGGGAATGGGGTTGGGGCAGTGGGTGGTGCCCTCAAACGAGGTTCAAACTCACCCCTTCTGGGATCACGTGATTTTTGTGGACCAATGGGGTGCCATTATTTGCTGGGCGGGAAATTCAACTCCTGCGATCTGTGCCACCTCCGTGCACTGCTCAACGGTTGCTCAAGGAAATGGCTGCACTAAAAccaaccagtgggagaggggtctcctggagggagaaggagacatTGGACCTCATTGAattttggggtgaggagaaggtgCAAGAGGCACTATTGCTCTGTCACAGGAACATTGATGTTTTCGAGCGCATCTCAGAGCAGATGGTGGCGAGAGGCCATGCAAGAACCGCACTCGAATGCCGGACAAAAACAAAAGCTTTGAGACAGGAGTACAAGAGGGTCGCGGCACACAATGGAAGATCGGGAAATGCCCCTGCAACATGCCCTTTCTATGCACAGCTTGCAAGAATTTTCAGAGGGGATGCAAGCATACGGCCACAAAGGGTGGCAAGAAGTCTTAACCTGCAGTCGGTGAGCAATGCCGACCCCATGGGGGAAGATCGGTCGAACCATGGCGTTCCCGCTCCATGGGAGGGATCAGAGGAACTATTCACACATCCAATGGTCACTCTACATCTTCAGGCGGTCCCTGCTTCCACTCCCAATTATTCAGGTGAGCATGCAGTTTTGACCGACATGACTGGTCCTTGGTTGGGGTGGGTTCGCTGTGCCCTCCAGTGTGCCCCGCCTGGGCAGAACTTTCCCGGAGTCTCAGGggcattttttccttctgcttaggatttcgggGATATGCTCAACGGATTGATTGTGTTTGGGTTATCACTGCAGGAGAGGGATGAGGCGCAAGTGGGGGGGCATTTCCCTGATTTAACTTTTGTGCGTGGAAGGATGTGTTGTTTATTCTGCCTATGGGGACGTATAACCAATATTGTGGAAATCCGCTTCTCAAGGCAAGCTAGCGGTGGGAAACGTTTTTTACTGGGGCTGGCGCAGGTTTCAGCAGAGAAGGGCTCTGTGAAAGGAGAGGGGGACTTCACCTTGATCAGCAATGTGCAAGGTATCCCAAAGGTGGTTGGGTTATCTTCCACCAAGCATTAATCCACACCTGACAATGGTCTGTAACgtcacctccctttcccccccccccctggagaacCATGGTACATTAACTGTTTACCAGCCTATCACTTGTTTTCAATTACTGCAGGTTCTTCCACAGAACAAGAAACATCAATCGGAGAAGCCCCCCCAATGGACATGACCGATCCAGAGGATGAAAATGCCGCAGACGGTAAGATGCAGATAGAGTGGGGTGCTTGTGGTCAACAATCAATGCTGCCCTCCCAATGAGCCCTGGTATGCTCCGCTCCATGAGAAACATGGCTATAGTCTCAAAATAATTATCTGTTTGTGGGGGTTGGGCTACCATGGAAAATATTGGTGTAAACATCGTTCTGCTGATGTCAAGAAGACTTCTGTGAGCATGAATGAAGAAGATCAACTCATTCATTTTACAACCAAATCTTTTATTTCCAAGATCCAGATTTAACTCAGATAGAGGAGTTCCCGGAGGTGACAGGACAGGGTGCAGAGGATCCGCAAGGTAGGAAAGAGCTGAAATTGTGACCTCCGCAAACTCCTTTGTAACTACTACTTGCATAACCACTGTCCTTTCCAACAGGAGATCTGAACAATCCACCAGCAGTGGAACAACCGCAGGTCCCCACGGCACAACTGTCTCCTGCTACACGCTTAGAAAAGGCGCGCACCAGAACCAGGCGCGTCTCTGTCCTCACCAACGTTGCAGAGAGAATGCTATCTCAGGCACAGAGGGAGGaacaaaacaacagaaaggaACGTGGAGAAATTCTGGAGGCAACCAGCCATTGGCGTGCAGCCATGGAATCAGAGACAAGATGGCACGAGGACATTATCAGGGAGGCAAGAGAGGATCGTAGGGCTTTTATTGAGGCACAGTCACAAAATATGGAGGGGCTTAATAGGGCTGTCGGTGCCCTCAGCTCCTTGACTGAACTCTTTgtcagggagcaaagagcaggcccGGTTGCAGAAACttcccaaaatgccaacagcaaaacaCGCGATAACGATCATGAGAAGGCACCACTAAGAAAAAGGGCTCGGatcattaaaaagagagaaagatatgATCCATCCCTCTGAGCCCCACATGTTTTTCCGGTGCAGCATTTGGGTTGGAATCTGCATATCACACGTATCATTGCTGTTGAAATTATGTTTGTCACAGCTGTAATTGTGTTTTTCGATGTTGGCGAGGGGTTGACAATGGCcattgaaaaaaattggtttttgTTTCCCACCGCAATCCAGGTGCGGTTTGCCAGATCTATTTTTTGACCACGGTTGTTTGAAATGTTGACCCATGGGAGAAACTACacagttttaaatttgttttttattcttttcaaaaCTTGAAAGATTACATGTGAGGCATCATATGGACACTTAACTAACATGCATGTTAAATAAATCTTTTCTACATCTCCTTAAACCTTGACAGCACATTATCAATGTCGGACCTCAATTTCTTGTTCTCCTCATTCAAATTCCTCACATTGTTTTCTAGCTTCTTCACCAAGGCCTGCAGGCTGTCCATCCTTCTGTTGGTTTTCTTTGCTGTGGAAACAAAAGGTGTAAGCGCAGAGTGGCCACTTCTGTGTTCACAAACGTTGTAAGTCATTGATGGTTACTTACCGCAGCTGAGGCATGTTCCCACTGCCTTGTGAACAGTCTCCAGTATCTCAAGGGGCTGTTCCCTTGCCAAAGATGAAGAAGGCACATTTACAGTGTGTAGTGGACACCGCGCTTGAATGCATTCCTCACAGGGGTCACCTGAAAAGGGGGTTTGGAGAACTTGATTTAATTTTGTTCATTGTCATTACAGAGCACGTGTTTAACATGTGGCAGAATGACGGTGTAGTTAGTTCCATTTGTGTACCTGAATGCTCAGTCAGCTGTTCTGGTGGAATCACTGCTTGCTGAGGTGTGACTTCTTCATTGAACTCGGAGCAGTTTCCCTCTTCTTGCTTCACTGCCTCAGAACTGGGTTGCAAGGCCATTTCATCCATTGGCACGGTCACCTCTGAGCCTGTTTCCTCCGtgggctcctcctccccctcatgtCTGTATGATGTTGCTGGAGAAACACATGAAGAGAATTAAAACATCAGTAAGAGCAGTATTGATGAAATGTTATGAACAAGGAATTCTGACTAATTCAAAAAATGGGGCAAGGGAATGTTGAAATGCTGATCACCCTAGGCAACCGATGCTGTATCATGTGTAGGGATTTAGGGAATGCCGTTTAGATTAGAAGGCCGGTTTGGGAtcttgggcagggaggggggggaatacccATGGAGGAATGATAAGGGCTGAGGTGTGTGGAATGCTGTTTTTACTTACCGCACAGTAGCCGAGTCATCTTTAAgagaacacattaaaaatatgtgCCGACATAAACCATAAACCTTTCccaaagaacagaaacaaaacaacttttaaacatgGTGGGATAGTCTTCAAGGACAGGGCACAGTCCCAGTGCCGTTCAGTGCCACGTGTTCCTGTGTTCCATGTGCTGATCCCAACACAGCATGCCTGTTCTGGGGTTTTTCCTTGAAAACTTCCATCCAACATTCCTCTCATTCAGGAAATTGGTGCCTTGTACCAACATACATTTCCATCTTAGTGAGGGGATTgggatgggtgagggggggggggaagacacggTGTTTGATGATGGTGCAAGGGGGGCCCCATCTCACTTAAAGCATGGTGAAAACATTTTTAGAGGTGTGCCTTCACAAAATAAACATCCCACAGTACTTCATTTACCTTCATGGTGGCGATCCTCCCAGCGTGGTCTCCCAGCAGCTATCCACAAACGCATCATTGAGTGATGGTGTGGGATCCGCCCGCTGCAGCTTGGGATGCCTTGGCATGCCGTAAGGGATGCCATGAACTCGCATTTCAGCCTTTTAAATTTGGTCCTGCACTGGTTGGCATTTCGGCTATAACCAGCATCAGTCAGCTTCCTAGCAATGGCATGGTACGCCCCCCTGTTGCGCTGGTGTGCGCTCGACATAAAATCGGCTGCAAAACCAAGACGCAGAACAATTTTCAGAAGCAGGGACACCTCCTCAAATTGCCAAAAGGTGCCCCTAGTTCTCCGTGGTGGCATGTCTATTTCCTGTAGTCCTGGGTTCCCCGGTCGAAGAGGCCAATCCTGATTTGTCAGAGACATCATATTCCGACCCAAATAAACGTCTCTGATTGGCTGTGTCAGGGTTAATCGTTGCgagcaattttttttccaaaaaaaaaaattccgccAAAATAAAGGTTGGCCATTTCTACAGACAGCATGAGTGCAGGGGCGAATTCAAATACAAATGTTTCCCACCTTCGCCGAAATGCTTGATAAGGAAGAAAAGGTTCATGCGTACATCGGATTGCTGAACAATGCAACTCAAAACATGAGCTGGAAATATTTCGGGGAtaatagtaggggtgtgcaggggaCGCCTGTCTCAGCTGTATATATTTGGTTTTAAGAATCAGGAATTCTTGTCAGTATTTGGGGAACACTGACACGGAAAGACACCACAGAACCAGCTTACTGGCTAGAATCTCGATTCCGAAACCTTCTGCCAGAGTTAGCAGAGCTTGGGGCGGGGGGTTTCCGACCAAATCCAACACAAACCGTTGGAGACCTTCCCTTCCGTCTCCACATGAATTTCATAAAGATTTTACGGACTccaaaacaaggtgccccattcTTCAAACAATATCCATGTTTCtatatggagaaaaaggaattcaTCTTCCCAGGTAGTTCAGGGTGGCCTTTTGTAATCAAAATGCTGCCAACTTTCATggtgcctgctcccacctgtcctaacTTCCTCTAACATGGTTCAGGCAGATGCCGGTTGGGTGGTCCTTTTAATGGACTGAAAAATATGTTGTTCTTGGCACCCTCTTTCTCCATCATCTCCCACGTTGAAAATAAGAGAGGCTGGTCGTTCTGGGGTTAGGAATATTGCATGAAAGATGCCCAGTGACATCAGGGGAACGTTTCCTAcctgtcctccaaccccccaagcaagcaccaaggcaaaccaacctggaggggggggcatttggTTCCACCTCGAAGGGCGGTTCTCGTGCCACACAACTTCGTGCCTTTAACTGTGCGGTAGACCAGACACCGTCTAcattggtggtgggggagaacaccaaagggcatctggagagctgggtgtgattccccactcctccgcttgaagacagctgggtcaccttggccgagtcacagttctttggagctctctcagcaacacccacctcacagggtgacttttttgggggaataataacagttagtaaaccgctctgagtgggcattaggttgtcctgaagggcggtatataaatcgaatgctattattattattataggggaAAATAGGGCACAAGTCACTTCACCTTACAGAacaacccaaaacacaattgctataAGAAAGGATTTTTTATGTCACTTGTTTGAATATAAAAACCGGTGGGTGCAGACCTAAGGCCGTGACAGCATTCCCTCAACCAGAGAGATAACACTACGTAATTCACACACAATAATCCCCCGATCAAAATTGCTGGCAGAATTTGTGCATGCTATTTGTGTTATTTGGTGTTGTAGGCTGCTTTCGTGTCCTGTTGTGCCCACCAAATGGGAACCTGAAAGACcttaaagaaataattttttttatttcccgtGATAGAGTTTGGTTTAATTCTGCACAGTATGGTTAGTTGTGTTATGTACTGCCTGTGTTATGTCTCACACTGTCCTTCTCAATtttagtttgaaggagagaatggtTTTTTTATAATAGAGTACTTTGGTGTGTGGTTGtcatttttcctttgttctgtagGTGGTTCCCATCGCAGGGAACACTGTGGAAGTGTGACGTTGGGGGAGGGTGTTTGTGGATCTGATGCTGTTTCACACGGATAAGCTAGCATTCAACAGTGTGCTGACCAtcttggcacccctgggctgtgcaatgATGAACCCTTTTTTTCACTTTCCCTCTTTGTGGAAACCCCTCCTGCTCACTTGATGCCCACCGAACAGAACATTTCTTACCATGatgttataaaaatttatttcaaaacagGAATGGAACAATGAGAATTCACTCATTAGATCATCATTGAATCTCTAAACAAAGCTTTCTAACAAACCATGTTTCATAGGAATCCAGCACTTGCAACTGAATGCATGACACATCCAATCAAGGCAAAACCAACAAGAAACATTTTTTGAAACCGTGAGTCCAACCTCTGAACATGCAACAATCGTTTCTTAGTTCAACCACAGATTTTTTCACAATCAGACTGAAGAGCTTTTTATATTGTTAGATTTCTCTGTTTCGAAACATGTGGCGTGCAAGGGCATCGCGCACCAACTTCCCCTCCTCCCGGTGCCTTCTGTCTCCCACAGGGAGTTCAAGAGATTCCTCATCCACCTCCACAGGCCTCACGGGAGAATCATCCTCTGGAATGCCATGACCTTTCAATTCACAAATGTTATGTAGCACCACACACGCGGTAGCTATGCAGGTCACATTCTCCTCCGCAACCATAAGCTGTGACCTCAAACACCTCCAGCGCCCCTTCAAACGTCCGAAACATCTTTCCACTATGGTCCTAGCTCTGGTGAGGCAGCGGTCAAAGTATGCTTCTGCGGGAGTGTGGGGCCTATTGAAGGGCTTCATCAGCCACCTTCTCATGGGGTAGGCTGCATCAGATATGATGAGTGGTGGCACGGTTACACCCTCTATTGTAAGACTGGGGTTGCCTGGCACAAACACCCCCGCATCCATTGCCGTACAAATTGCAGAATTCACAAAAACAAAGGCGTCATGGTTCCGCCCactccagccaacctctgcatcaATGAATCTTCCAGTATGGTCCACCGTGCCCTGGATGAGAATGGAATTGAATTTCTTGCGGTTGATGTACTCCCGTCCACGGCCTttaaatttgcaaatggcaacatgGGTGCCATCAACTGCACCAATGCAATGAGGAAAGCCAAGTTTCTGAAATCCAGACATAATctgcaatgaaagagaaaaaaacaagattgcTGTTAGAGAGAATCCCCTCTTTCTCCCACCGCCTATATTCATAATCTCCTCACTACAGCGCTGAGGCAGTCTCACATCtccagaatccagaggagttagccatagtcTGTACtagtgaaataaaaaagagtacAGTAGAACCCTCAGCACTTGCAAATTTTACTGTAgctcaagcttttgagaatcacagttcgctTGTTCAAACGCACAAGAAAAAAGGGAACcgcgactctcgaaagctcatggcaCGATAAAATTGGTTTAAAGGTGCAGCTCATTGCCTACATGTCAGCAACATAGTTTTTTGTGCTTCAAATTGTAATCTTTGACCAGTACAGTTTGAATGGAGACTGTTACTCTGGGAGATGAGTGCGTACTCACCCTCGCCACATCAGGTCCAAGGCACACGACTCTACTGAGTAGCTCCAATTCTATCGCCAAGCAGACCTCCAAGACGATTCCTGCCACTGTTGAAATACCCACTCCGAATTGGTTCATGCATTGACGGTAAGTCGAACAGTTGGCAAGATACCAAAGTGCTATGGCGACTCTCATCTCCACAGAGATTGGATTGCGAAGTCTGGTGCGCTGACGGGAAAGACGGTGCCCTATGGAATGAACCAATTCATTGAAAGTCTCCCTGGTCATACGAAAATTTTCAATCCACAGCTGGTCATCCCATATGGCAGTGACGAAATTGTCCCACCAGTCC includes:
- the LOC129336815 gene encoding uncharacterized protein LOC129336815, whose protein sequence is MDMTDPEDENAADDPDLTQIEEFPEVTGQGAEDPQGDLNNPPAVEQPQVPTAQLSPATRLEKARTRTRRVSVLTNVAERMLSQAQREEQNNRKERGEILEATSHWRAAMESETRWHEDIIREAREDRRAFIEAQSQNMEGLNRAVGALSSLTELFVREQRAGPVAETSQNANSKTRDNDHEKAPLRKRARIIKKRERYDPSL
- the LOC129336503 gene encoding putative nuclease HARBI1, which codes for MNRARFLAVAGIRVPRRYWIYPRSRDWWDNFVTAIWDDQLWIENFRMTRETFNELVHSIGHRLSRQRTRLRNPISVEMRVAIALWYLANCSTYRQCMNQFGVGISTVAGIVLEVCLAIELELLSRVVCLGPDVARIMSGFQKLGFPHCIGAVDGTHVAICKFKGRGREYINRKKFNSILIQGTVDHTGRFIDAEVGWSGRNHDAFVFVNSAICTAMDAGVFVPGNPSLTIEGVTVPPLIISDAAYPMRRWLMKPFNRPHTPAEAYFDRCLTRARTIVERCFGRLKGRWRCLRSQLMVAEENVTCIATACVVLHNICELKGHGIPEDDSPVRPVEVDEESLELPVGDRRHREEGKLVRDALARHMFRNREI